A DNA window from Deltaproteobacteria bacterium GWC2_65_14 contains the following coding sequences:
- a CDS encoding TrpB-like pyridoxal-phosphate dependent enzyme produces METKIVLKDSEIPKTWYNIMADMPNPPAPVLHPGTGKPVTPDDLLPLFPMALIEQEVSSQRHIPIPEEVRKIYALWRPTPMYRATRLEQAIGTKSKIFYKYEGNSPAGSHKPNTSIPQAFYNKMAGRKRIATETGAGQWGSALALGACFFGLEAKVYMVKVSYHQKPYRRMLMESFGATVVPSPSTDTQSGRQILAANPDSPGSLGIAISEAVEDAATREDTSYSLGSVLNHVLLHQTVIGLECVEQMKIANAYPDVVIGCCGGGSNMAGIGFPFLRDKIAGSRNPRVIAVEPASCPTLTKGVYAYDFGDTAKLTPLVKMYTLGHDFVPAGIHAGGLRYHGDSPLVSQLCHEGLIEAQAYPQIVVFESALTFARSEGLLPAPESAHAVHSAIVEAKRADEEGKAKTILFNLSGHGFFDLAAYDDFLAGRLVDHEHPESQIREALARLPNVGA; encoded by the coding sequence ATGGAAACGAAGATCGTCCTGAAGGACTCGGAAATCCCGAAGACCTGGTACAACATCATGGCCGACATGCCCAACCCTCCGGCGCCCGTCCTGCACCCGGGCACCGGGAAGCCGGTCACCCCGGACGACCTGCTCCCGCTCTTCCCGATGGCGCTCATCGAGCAGGAGGTGTCGTCCCAGCGGCACATCCCGATCCCGGAGGAGGTCCGGAAGATCTACGCGCTGTGGAGGCCGACCCCGATGTACCGGGCGACCCGGCTCGAGCAGGCGATCGGGACGAAATCGAAGATCTTCTACAAGTACGAAGGGAACAGCCCCGCGGGGAGCCACAAGCCGAACACCTCCATCCCGCAGGCCTTCTACAACAAGATGGCCGGTCGGAAGCGGATCGCCACCGAGACGGGCGCGGGGCAGTGGGGGTCGGCGCTGGCGCTTGGCGCCTGCTTCTTCGGCCTCGAGGCGAAAGTCTACATGGTGAAGGTCAGCTACCACCAGAAGCCTTACCGCCGGATGCTCATGGAGTCCTTCGGAGCGACGGTCGTCCCCTCCCCGAGCACGGACACCCAGTCCGGTCGGCAGATCCTGGCTGCGAACCCGGATTCGCCGGGCTCCCTCGGGATCGCGATCAGCGAGGCGGTCGAGGATGCCGCGACCCGCGAGGACACCAGCTACTCCCTCGGGTCGGTGCTGAACCATGTTCTGCTCCACCAGACGGTGATCGGGCTGGAGTGCGTCGAGCAGATGAAGATCGCGAACGCCTACCCGGACGTGGTGATCGGATGCTGCGGCGGGGGAAGCAACATGGCCGGGATCGGGTTCCCCTTCCTGCGGGACAAGATCGCCGGATCCAGGAACCCCCGGGTGATCGCCGTGGAACCCGCCTCCTGTCCGACCCTGACCAAGGGGGTCTACGCCTACGACTTCGGCGACACCGCGAAGCTGACCCCCCTGGTGAAGATGTACACCCTGGGGCACGATTTCGTACCGGCCGGGATCCACGCCGGCGGGCTTCGGTACCACGGCGACTCTCCCCTGGTGAGCCAGCTCTGCCACGAAGGGCTGATCGAGGCCCAGGCCTACCCGCAGATCGTGGTCTTCGAGAGCGCGCTGACCTTCGCCCGCTCGGAGGGTCTCCTTCCCGCGCCGGAGTCGGCCCACGCCGTCCACTCGGCGATCGTGGAGGCGAAACGCGCCGACGAGGAGGGAAAGGCGAAGACGATCCTGTTCAACCTGAGCGGGCACGGGTTCTTCGACCTGGCGGCCTACGACGACTTCCTG